A region of the Agromyces sp. CF514 genome:
GGCATCGCATGAAGGCGTTCGGCGAACTCCTCCGCGACGGCCGCCTCGCGGTCGAGGACGCGACGCTCGTGCAGGTCGCGAGCCCCTCGCGCGAACGCGTCGAGACCTACCGGCAGCTCCGCGACGAGATCGAGCTCACGGTCGGCCGACTGAACGGCGACTACGCGACCCTCGGCCACCAGGCCATCGCCTACCTGCACCACGGCTATCCGCGCGAGGAGATGGTGGCGCTCTACCTCGCCGCAGACGTCATGCTCGTGACGGCGCTCCGCGACGGCATGAACCTCGTCGCCAAGGAGTACGTCGCCTGCCGCTTCGACGGCGACGGCGTGCTCGTGCTGAGCGAGTTCGCCGGGGCGTCCGACGAGCTCAAGCAGGCCGTGCTGGTCAACCCGCACGACATCGAGGGACTGAAGGACGCGATCGTCGAGGCGGTGCGGATGCCGCGGCGCGAGCGTGCGCGTCGCATGCGCGCCCTGCGGCGGCGCGTCCGCGAGAACGACGTCGCGAAGTGGTCGGCGTCCTTCCTCGAGACCCTCACCGGATCGGGCATCATCAAGCCGGGCCTCTCGGACCCGCTGCGCGAGGCGACCGCCGGACTCGCCGCCACCGAGCGACTGCTCGTGGCGCTCGACTTCGACGGCACGGTCGCACCGCTCGTCGATCGACCCGCAGAGGCGCGTGCGACCGATCGGGCGGCCGCCGCGATCCGCCGGCTCACGGCGCTTCCGGACACCAGGGTGGCCCTGGTCTCCGGGCGCGCCCTCGAGAGCCTCGGCCAGGTCGCCGACCCGCCGCACGGGGTGCTCCTGAGCGGGTCGCACGGCGTCGAGCTCAAGCTCGACACCGGTGCGATCACGATCGACCTGCGCGACGCCGAGGTGCTGAAGCTCGCGCAGCTCACCCGCGTCGTCGAGGAGGTCGCCGCCGCGCATCCCGGGACCCGGGTCGAGGTCAAGCCGGCCGGACTCGCGCTGCACACGCGCGGGCTCGCCTCCAGCGCCGCGACCGCCGCGCAGTCGGCCGCACGGGCTCGCGTGGCGGCCGAGCTCGGGGGCGTCACGGTGCGCGCGGGCAAGTCGGTGCTCGAGTTCTCGGTGCGGTCCACGCACAAGGGGGAGTCGTTCGCCAGGCTCCGCCAGCACGCGGGCGCGACGGCCGCGATCTACGTGGGCGACGACGTGACGGACGAGGACGCGTTCGCCTCGCTCGAGGCCGAGGACGTCGGGGTCAAGGTCGGGCAGGGCAAGTCGATCGCGCCGTTCCGCGTGCGCAATCCCGACGACGTCGCCGAGCTGCTCGAGCTGCTCGCCACCGCTCGCGAGGACGCGGCCGAAGGGGGCTCGCGCTGGGAATAGACTCGACCCCATGTCGGAGTTCGATCCCAAACCGCGTAGTCGTACCGTAACCGATGGCATCGAGGCCATGACCAGCCGGGGCATGCTCCGCGCGGTCGGCATGGGTGATGCCGACTGGGACAAGCCCCAGATCGGCATCGCGAGCTCGTGGAACGAGATCACCCCCTGCAACCTCTCGCTCGCTCGCCTCGCCCAGGCTGCGAAGGAGGGCGTGCACGGCGGCGGCGGATACCCGCTGCAGTTCGGCACCGTCTCGGTCTCCGACGGCATCTCGATGGGCCACGAGGGCATGCACTTCTCGCTCGTCTCGCGCGAGGTCATCGCCGACTCCGTCGAGGTCGTCATGCAGGCCGAGCGCCTCGACGGCTCGGTGCTGCTCGCCGGCTGCGACAAGTCGATCCCGGGCATGCTCATGGCCGCGGCCCGCCTCGACCTCTCGTCGGTCTTCCTCTACGCCGGCTCGATCGCCCCCGGTTGGGTGCGCCTGTCCGACGGCACCGAGAAGGACATCACGATCATCGACTCGTTCGAGGCAGTGGGCGCCGTCAAGGCCGGCACCATGAGCGCCGAGGACGCGCACCGCATCGAGTGCGCCTTCGCACCCGGCGAGGGTGCCTGCGGCGGCATGTACACCGCGAACACCATGGCCTCGGTCGCCGAGGCGCTCGGCCTGTCGCTTCCCGGCTCGGCCTCGCCGGCATCCGCAGACCGTCGTCGCGACTACTACGCGCACCGCTCGGGCGAGGCCGTCGTGAACCTGCTCAAGCAGGGCATCACGGCGCGCCAGATCCTGACGAAGGAGGCGTTCGAGAACGCCATCGCCGTCGGCATGGCACTCGGCGGCTCGACGAACATCGTGCTGCACCTGCTCGCGATCGCGCGCGAGGCCGAGGTCGACCTCACGCTCGACGACTTCAACCGCATCGGCTCGAAGGTGCCGCACATCGGCGACCTCAAGCCCTTCGGCAAGTACGTCATGAACGACGTCGACCGCCGCGGCGGAGTGCCCGTGCTCATGAAGGCGCTGCTCGACGCGGGCCTGCTCCACGGCGACGTCATGACCGTGACCGGCAAGACCATGCGCGAGAACCTCGAGGAGCTGAACCTGCCGCCGCTCGACGGCAAGGTGCTTCGCACGCTCGACGACCCGATCCACGAGACCGGCGGCCTCACGATCCTGCACGGCTCGCTCGCGCCCGAGGGCGCCGTCGTCAAGACGGCCGGCTTCGACGCGGCCACCTTCGAGGGTCCGGCCCGTGTCTTCGAGCGCGAGCGCGCCGCGATGGACGCGCTGACGAACGGCGAGATCCAGGCCGGCGACGTCGTCGTCATCCGCTACGAGGGCCCGAAGGGCGGCCCAGGCATGCGCGAGATGCTCGCCATCACGGCGGCCATCAAGGGCGCAGGCCTCGGCAAAGATGTACTACTCTTGACGGACGGTCGATTCTCAGGCGGCACAACCGGACTGTGCATCGGCCATCTGGCACCCGAAGCGGTGGACGCAGGTCCCATCGCCTTCGTGCGCGATGGTGATCTGATACGGGTCGATATCGCAGCTCGTTCCATCGATCTACTTGTCGGTGATGCCGAGCTGGCTGCCCGCCGTGAAGGCTGGGCTCCGCTTCCCCCGCGCTACACCCGAGGCGTTCTCGCGAAGTACTCCAAGCTCGTGCGCTCGGCCGCTGAAGGCGCCACGACGGGCTGAGTACTGCGCTTTCCGCACACATCGCTCACCAGAACAGGAACCGAATGACCACGGAATCCAGTCCCGTGCCGTCGCCCGCTCTCGTGCCCCCGCATGCACCGGTGGAGATCACCGGTGCCGAGGGCGTCGTCCGCTCGCTCGAGATGCTCGGCATCACCGACGTGTTCGGACTCCCCGGCGGCGCCATCCTCCCCGTCTACGACCCGCTGCTCGACAGCAAGAAGCTGCGCCACATCCTCGTGCGCCACGAGCAGGGCGCCGGCCACGCCGCCCAGGGCTACGCGTCGTCCACCGGCAAGCTCGGCGTCGCGATCGCGACCTCGGGCCCCGGCGCGACGAACCTCGTCACCGCCATCGCCGACGCGCACATGGACTCGGTGCCGCTGCTCGCGATCACCGGCCAGGTGTTCTCGAACCTCATGGGCACCGACGCATTCCAGGAGGCCGACATCGTCGGCATCACGATGCCGATCACGAAGCACTCCTTCCTCGTGAAGAAGGCGGAGGAGATCCCCGCGACGATCGCGGCCGCCGCGCACATCGCGTCGACCGGCCGCCCCGGTCCGGTGCTCGTGGACATCACGAAGGACGCGCAGCAGGCGAAGTTCGCCTTCTCGTGGCCCCCGAAGGTCGACCTGCCCGGCTACCGCCCCATCACCAAGGCGCACGGCAAGCAGGTCACGGCGGCGGCGCAGCTGCTCGCCGAGGCCAAGCGCCCCGTGCTCTACGTGGGCGGCGGCGTCATCCGCTCGCGCGCGTCCGAAGAGCTCCTCGAGCTCGCCGAGGCCACGGGCGCTCCCGTCGTGACGACCCTCATGGCGCGCGGCGCGTTCCCCGACTCGCACCAGCAGCACCTCGGCATGCCCGGCATGCACGGCACGGTCCCGGCCGTGATCGCGCTGCAGGAGTCCGACCTGCTCATCGCGCTCGGCGCCCGGTTCGACGACCGCGTGACCGGCAAGTCGGCACTCTTCGCGCCCAACGCCAAGGTCGTGCACGTCGACATCGACCCCGCTGAGATCTCGAAGATCCGCGTCGCCGACGTGCCGATCGTGGGCGACCTGAAAGACGTGCTCGTCGACCTGCGAACCGCGTACGACCAGCAGATCGCCGCGGGTGCGCCCGACATCAGCGAATGGTGGGCCACGCTCGACGGACTTCGCGCCGAGTTCCCCCTCGGCTTCTCGCCGACCTCCGACGGCCTGCTCGCACCCCAGCAGGTCATCCAGCGCATCGGCGAGCTGACCGGACCCGAGGGCATCTACGCCGCCGGTGTCGGACAGCACCAGATGTGGGCGGCGCAGTTCATCAAGTACGAGCGCCCGAACTCGTGGCTGAACTCGGGCGGCGCCGGCACCATGGGCTACGCGGTCCCCGCGGCCATGGGGGCCAAGGTCGCCGAGCCCGACCGCGTCGTGTGGGCGATCGACGGCGACGGCTGCTTCCAGATGACGAACCAGGAGCTCGCGACCTGCACGTTGAACGAGATCCCGATCAAGGTCGCGATCATCAACAACTCGTCGCTCGGCATGGTGCGCCAGTGGCAGACGCTCTTCTACGACGGCCGCTACTCGAACACCGACCTGAACACGGGTCACGACAGTGTGCGCGTGCCCGACTTCGTCAAGCTCGCCGAAGCCTACGGCGCGCTCGGCATCCGCGTGACCAGAGAAGACGAGATCGACGCGGCCATCAAGCTCGCGCTCGAGACCAACGACCGCCCGGTCGTCATCGACTTCGTGGTGTCGGCCGACGCGATGGTGTGGCCGATGGTGCCGCAGGGCGTGTCGAACAGCTACATCCAGTACGCCCGCGATCACTCGCCGGCCTTCAGCGAGGAGGACTGACCATGTCGACCCACGTGCTCTCACTCCTCGTCGAGGACAAGCCCGGCCTGCTCACGCGCGTCGCAGGACTCTTCGCGCGCCGCGGCTTCAACATCGAGTCGCTCGCGGTCGGCCACTCCGAGATCGAGGGCCTCTCGCGCATCACGGTCGTCGTCGATGTCGAGGAGTTGCCGCTCGAACAGGTGACCAAGCAGCTCAACAAGCTCATCAACGTCATCAAGATCGTCGAGCTCGACCCCGCCCAGTCGGTGCAGCGCGAGCACCTGCTCATCAAGGTGCGCGTCGACAACTCCACCCGCTCGCAGGTGCTCGAGGCCGTCAACCTCTTCCGCGCCCGCGTCGTCGACGTCTCGACCGACGCGCTCGTGATCGAGGTCACCGGCGACTCCGGCAAGACGACGGCGTTCCTCAAGGTGCTCGAGCCCTACGGCATCCGCGAGATCGCCCAGTCGGGCCTGCTCGCGATCGGTCGCGGCGGCAAGTCGATCACCGAGCGCGTCTTCAAGAACTGAATCGGATGCCGCGGCGCGCAGCCGCGACATCCCGTACCGAAACCCACACCAAGGAGAAGAACAGCAATGGCTGAGATGTACTACGACCAGGACGCGGACCTCTCGATCATCCAGGGTCGGAAGGTCGCCGTCATCGGTTACGGCTCGCAGGGCCACGCGCATGCGCAGAACCTGCGCGACTCGGGCGTCGAGGTCGTCATCGGCCTCAAGGACGGCTCGAAGTCGATCCAGAAGGCCGAAGAGGCCGGCTTCGAGGTCAAGAACGTCGCCGACGCCTCGGCGTGGGCCGACGTCGTCGTGATCCTCGCGCCCGACCAGTACCAGCGCCACATCTTCGCCGAGTCGGTCAAGGACAACCTCTCCGAGGGCGACGTGCTCGTCTTCGGCCACGGCTTCAACATCCGCTTCGGCTACATCGAGGCACCCGCCGGCGTCGACGTGATCCTCGTCGCGCCGAAGGCGCCCGGCCACACCGTGCGTCGCGAGTTCGTCGCGGGCCGCGGCATCCCCGACATCATCGCCGTCGAGCAGGACGCCTCGGGCCAGGCCTGGGAGATCGCGAAGTCGTACGCGAAGGGCATCGGCGGCACCCGCGCCGGCGTCATCAAGACGACCTTCACCGAAGAGACCGAGACCGACCTGTTCGGCGAGCAGGCCGTGCTCTGCGGCGGCACCTCGCAGCTCGTGCAGTACGGCTTCGAGACCCTCGTCGAGGCCGGCTACCAGCCCGAGATCGCCTACTTCGAGGTGCTGCACGAGCTGAAGCTCATCGTCGACCTCATGTGGGAGGGCGGCATCGCCAAGCAGCGCTGGTCGGTCTCCGACACGGCCGAGTACGGCGACTACGTCTCGGGCCCCCGCGTCATCGACCCGTCAGTCAAGGAGAACATGAAGGCGGTGCTCTCCGACATCCAGGACGGCACCTTCGCGGCGCGCTTCATCGCCGACCAGGACAACGGCCAGAAGGAGTTCCTCGAGCTCCGCGCCAAGGGCGAGCAGCACCCGATCGAGACCACGGGTCGCGACCTGCGCAAGCTCTTCGCCTGGAACTCGTCCGACGACGACGACTACGTGGACGGCGAGGTCGCTCGCTGACGCGAGCGGACCTGCCGCCCACTGCCTCGCTGACGCGAGCGCGAGTGCGCTGACATCGAACGGCCCGTCCCGGGACACCGGGGCGGGCCGTTCCGCATCCGTGCGCGAATGAGCACGGCGAATTCACCGCAGCCCCCTTGTCCCGGCGGCCCCCGTTGTGGTCACATGTGGTCCCATGAGCGAACACTCGAATCACGACCCTGTTCCCCGCTGGTGCTCCTGCGACGTGCCCGACGACGATCTCGTCGAGTCCGGAGACACGGGCATCACCCGACGCAACATCCTCATCGGCGCCACCGCCGCGAGCGCCCTCGCCGCGGCCGGATGGGCCGGGCCCGCGGTCGCCGCTCCGGGAGGCAAGGGCGACAAGTCGGTCACGATCACGATCATGGGCACGTCCGACCTGCACACGAACGTCGTCAACTGGGACTACTACAAGGACGCGACGTACAGCGACAGCGCCGGCAACGCCGTCGGCCTCGCCCGCGTCGCGAGCGTCGTGAAGCAGATCCGCGCCGACCGTGGCGCAGACCGCACCCTGCTCTTCGACGCCGGAGACACGATCCAGGGCACGCCGCTCGGGTTCTACTACGCGACCGTCGAGCCCGTGACTGAGACGGGGGCGACCCATCCGATGGCGGCCCAGATGAACGCGCTCGACTACGACGCGGTCGCGCTCGGCAATCACGAGTTCAACTACGGGCTCGAGTTCCTCGACCACTGGATCTCGCAGATGGACGCGCCTGTGCTCGCGGCGAACGCCGTGCACGCCCGCACGAAGGTGCCGCGATTCCGGCCGTACGCGATCAAGACGATCAAGGTTAAGGGGCGCCCGCCGATCCGGGTCGGCGTGCTGGGTCTGACCAACCCGGGTGTCGTCATCTGGGACAAGGCGAACGTCGAGGGCAAGGTCGAGGTGCTCGACCTCGTCGCGACGGCCAAGCGCTGGGTCCCGGTCATGCGGGCACAGGGCGCCGACATCGTCGTCGTGAGCGCCCACTCGGGCGACAGCGGCACCTCGTCGTATTCGGGCGACCTGCCCAACGAGAACGCTGCCGCGCTCGTCGCCGAGCAGGTGCCCGGCATCGACGCGATCCTCTTCGGGCATGCGCACCGCGAGGTGCCGGAGCGCATCGTCGCGAACCTGCAGACGGGTGCGAAGGTGGTCATGAGCGAGCCGAAGAACTGGGGCCAGCGGCTCAGCGTCTTCGACCTCGCCCTCGAGTTCGAGCGCGGACGCTGGCGCGTCGCGACGAGTTCGGCGCACCTCGTGAACACGAACACGGTGGTCGACGACCCCGAGTTCGTCGCGATCGTGCGGTCCCAGCACGACGCCGTCGTGCGGTACATGAACTCGCCCGTCGCGAACTCGACGACCGAGATGCTCGCGGCGGAGTCGTGCTGGAAGGACACCGCGATCCTCGACTACGTCAACGAGGTGCAGACCGCGACCGTCGCGGCCGCGGTCGCCGGCACGCCCGAGGCATCCCTGCCGATCGTGTCGATCGCGGCGCCGTTCAACCGGGCCGCTCGCTTTCCGGCGGGGTCGGTCACGATCAAGGATGTCGCGGGCCTCTACATCTACGACAACACGCTCATGGCGTCGGTGCTCACGGGCAAGCAGATCAAGGAGTACCTCGAGTTCTCGGCCGAGTACTACAAGCAGGTCGCCCCCGAAGCACCCGTCGACCCGGCCGCGTGGACGAACGCCCAGACCCCGCGCGCGGCGTCGACGCCCGACTACAACTACGACCAGTTCTCGGGGGTCGAGTACACCGTCGACATCTCGAAGCCGGTCGGGCAGCGCATCTCACCGCTCACCTTCGAGGGCGCGGCCGTGTCCGACGATCAGCAGTTCCTCGTCGCGGTCAACAACTACCGGCAGTCCGGCGGCGGCGGGTTCCCGCACATCGCGACGGCGCCGGTCGTGTACAACGCGCAGGTCGCGATCCGCGAGGCGATCGTGGCCTACGCGTCCGCGCAGGGCACCATCGACCCGGTCTCCTTCCACGTCGAGAACTGGAAGCTCGTCCGCAACGGGGTGCCGGTCTTCACGCCCTGACCTCGCCCCGCAGACCCCGAGACGCGGGCCGCGGGCGGCGGGCGGATCCGCCCGCCGCCCGCGCCCGGCGGCTCGCACGTCGGTCGCGCGGCGCGCCGCGGCATCCCGTCGCCCGTCGTTCACGCGGGACTTCTCGGCCCGCCTCCGTGCGTTCACCCGATGGCGAGAGCGTGTCGGTGTGCGACGCGGAACAAGCCCGATTCGAACTGCTCGCACTCGGGCGACGGCCTGGGCCGTCGGGGCCGCGATCCTCGCCCTCGTCGTCACGGTGATGCCGACGCAGGGCGCGCACGCCGCCGCCCGGGTGTCGGCTGCGGCATCCGGCGTCGTGATCGACGAACTCGCGAACGGCGACGGCAGCGGCGGGGCGTTCAGCTTCTTCGAGCTGCGCAACACCGGCCGAGCGGCGGTCGACCTGCACGGCTGGAACGTGTTCCGGTGCAGCGCAGAGGGCCTGCGCGCGAACGTCGGCCGCCCCGAGGCGCGACTCGACGACGTCGTGCTGCAGCCCGGCGAGCGGTTCACGGTCGCCCGCATCGGGGCGACGCTGCCGGGCGGACGCCGTGCGGACGCGCAGTTCACGCAGCCCTACGACCGCGGCGGGTTCGGCCTCGTGCTCGTGGACGCCGACGGCGATCGCGTCGACGCGGTCGGCGTGTACCCGAGCGAGCCGACGCCGGTCGCGAGCGAGTGCACCGAGGGCGCCAACCTGCCCGAGATGCTCGCATCCACCTCCGCCCCCGGTGAGAGCTGGCAGCGCGTCGCCGACACGGGCGACGTGGCCGAGGACTTCGTGCGGGCCGAGGCGACCCCCGGCGCCGAGAATGCGAGGGGGCCGCAGGACCGGGCCGACGCGGCATCCGTGCGCATCGTCGAGGTGGCCGCGGCCGGTCCGGCGGGCTCCGGCGACGACCTCGTCGAGATCCGCAATTCCGGCGGGGCCGCCGTCGACGTCGGCGGATGGACGGTGCACCGCTGCAGCGCCTCCGGCACGGCCTCGCCCGACACGCGGCAGTACGCCTTCCCGCCGGGCGCACGGCTCGATGCGGGGGAGCGGTTCCTGCTCGGAGGCCCGGGCTTCGAGCCGGGCGCCGATGAGGCCGAGCCGGATGCGCGCACCACGACGAGCCTCGCCGACACCACGTTCGGGGTGCTGCTGACGGATGCCGCGGGCCGCCGCGTCGACGAGGTGAGCGTCTCGAACGGGCCGGACACCGCGTGCCAGCGCGACGCCTCGAAGCTCGCATCGGTGCTCGACGCCCGCGCGGGGGAGTCCTGGCAACTGGTCGAGGAGCCGGGTGCCGGCGCGACCGGGTTCGTCATCGCGCCGCGGACACCGGGGCGGCCGAACGCCAGGGCCGAACGGAGCGTGTTCCGCAGCGCGTTCGAGTACCCCGCGTCGCCGGAGGTCGCCGTCAGCGAGTTGGCGACCGATCCGCGATCGATCGAGGGCACCTCGCCGCAGAACTTCGTCGAGCTCGGCAACTACGGCGACCGCGCCGTCGACCTCGGCGGATGGCGGCTCGTGCAATGCGGCGTCGACGGCGCGCGCGAGCAGGACACGCTGCTCGCGATCGCCGACGGCACGCGCGTGGCGCCGGGCGAGACCTGGCTCGCCGCGCTCGAGGGGACGGCCGCCGCAGCGGGTGCGGATGCCCGCTACGCGGAGCCGTTCGACCTGCTCGGCACGGGGGTCTGGGTCGAGGACGCCGAGGGGCGCCGGGTCGACAGCGTCGGCGTCTACCTCGCGAACGAGATGGACGAGCCGAACGAGCGGCCGAGCCCCTGCACGAAGGGCGTGGCGCTCACGACGTTCCAGCCCGACCGGTTGCGCGGCGAGACGTACCAGCGCAGCCGGTTCACGGGCGTCGACGCCGACGACTTCGTCGTGCGCGCGGCGTCGCCCGGCGAGCTCGACCTCGCCGAGTGGACTCCCGTCGAGGCGCTCGCCGCGCAGACGGAGGCGCGGCTCGCCACGGAGGTCCGACGTGAACTCGGCGATGACGCCGTACGGCTCGCGGGAGCCGGTCCGGGCGCCGTCGCGCCCACGCGTCGGACCCTGAACGGGGAGGCGGCCGCGGTCGTCGTCGAGGCGGCGCGTGGGGCGACCACGGCCGGCGCGCTGGTCGAGCATCGTGCGCCGGGCGAGCAGCCGATCGCGGTCGGGGCGGGCGGATCGGTCGAGGTGGCCGACCTCGCCGCATCCGATGACGCCTTCGCCTTCCCGTACGTGCGGATGACGGTCGCCGTCGGGCCGTCCCGCAGCGCGGACGGCGGGCGAACGGTCGCGTGGACCGGCCACGGCGACGATCGCGCGGAACTGACGCTGTCGGTGTGGGATCCCTCGGGCGGCGCATGGCGGCGGCTCGACTCGCGTTCGGCGACGGACGGCGGCGTGCTGATGCTGACCGGCCGAGTGCGTGCCGCCGAGGCATCCGACGATCGCATCGAACTGCTGGTGCAGAGCGCGCCGCGCCGCAGCGACGCGACGCCGCACGGCGCCGACGGCGAGTTCGAGGATCCCGCCGACTACGACCTCGCCATCAGCCACATCACCGACACGCAGTACCTC
Encoded here:
- a CDS encoding bifunctional alpha,alpha-trehalose-phosphate synthase (UDP-forming)/trehalose-phosphatase is translated as MIVVSNRLPVDYEERSDGEVGWRSSPGGLVTALEPVMRAADGAWIGWAGVADREFDPFEHDGISIIPVPLSASELEEYYEGFSNDTLWPLYHDVIAPPTYHREWWDAYVRVNRRFAEAAARAASDGAVVWVQDYQLQLVPKMLREARPDLVIGFFNHIPFPAYGIYSQLPWRRQVIDGLLGADVIGFQRAADAGNFSRAVRRLQGYPTRGNVIEVPNEPRPGDEAEMRRVVARAFPISIDAEGFEEIARRPEVQARAREIRESLGNPETVMLGVDRLDYTKGIRHRMKAFGELLRDGRLAVEDATLVQVASPSRERVETYRQLRDEIELTVGRLNGDYATLGHQAIAYLHHGYPREEMVALYLAADVMLVTALRDGMNLVAKEYVACRFDGDGVLVLSEFAGASDELKQAVLVNPHDIEGLKDAIVEAVRMPRRERARRMRALRRRVRENDVAKWSASFLETLTGSGIIKPGLSDPLREATAGLAATERLLVALDFDGTVAPLVDRPAEARATDRAAAAIRRLTALPDTRVALVSGRALESLGQVADPPHGVLLSGSHGVELKLDTGAITIDLRDAEVLKLAQLTRVVEEVAAAHPGTRVEVKPAGLALHTRGLASSAATAAQSAARARVAAELGGVTVRAGKSVLEFSVRSTHKGESFARLRQHAGATAAIYVGDDVTDEDAFASLEAEDVGVKVGQGKSIAPFRVRNPDDVAELLELLATAREDAAEGGSRWE
- the ilvD gene encoding dihydroxy-acid dehydratase, translating into MSEFDPKPRSRTVTDGIEAMTSRGMLRAVGMGDADWDKPQIGIASSWNEITPCNLSLARLAQAAKEGVHGGGGYPLQFGTVSVSDGISMGHEGMHFSLVSREVIADSVEVVMQAERLDGSVLLAGCDKSIPGMLMAAARLDLSSVFLYAGSIAPGWVRLSDGTEKDITIIDSFEAVGAVKAGTMSAEDAHRIECAFAPGEGACGGMYTANTMASVAEALGLSLPGSASPASADRRRDYYAHRSGEAVVNLLKQGITARQILTKEAFENAIAVGMALGGSTNIVLHLLAIAREAEVDLTLDDFNRIGSKVPHIGDLKPFGKYVMNDVDRRGGVPVLMKALLDAGLLHGDVMTVTGKTMRENLEELNLPPLDGKVLRTLDDPIHETGGLTILHGSLAPEGAVVKTAGFDAATFEGPARVFERERAAMDALTNGEIQAGDVVVIRYEGPKGGPGMREMLAITAAIKGAGLGKDVLLLTDGRFSGGTTGLCIGHLAPEAVDAGPIAFVRDGDLIRVDIAARSIDLLVGDAELAARREGWAPLPPRYTRGVLAKYSKLVRSAAEGATTG
- a CDS encoding acetolactate synthase large subunit; this encodes MTTESSPVPSPALVPPHAPVEITGAEGVVRSLEMLGITDVFGLPGGAILPVYDPLLDSKKLRHILVRHEQGAGHAAQGYASSTGKLGVAIATSGPGATNLVTAIADAHMDSVPLLAITGQVFSNLMGTDAFQEADIVGITMPITKHSFLVKKAEEIPATIAAAAHIASTGRPGPVLVDITKDAQQAKFAFSWPPKVDLPGYRPITKAHGKQVTAAAQLLAEAKRPVLYVGGGVIRSRASEELLELAEATGAPVVTTLMARGAFPDSHQQHLGMPGMHGTVPAVIALQESDLLIALGARFDDRVTGKSALFAPNAKVVHVDIDPAEISKIRVADVPIVGDLKDVLVDLRTAYDQQIAAGAPDISEWWATLDGLRAEFPLGFSPTSDGLLAPQQVIQRIGELTGPEGIYAAGVGQHQMWAAQFIKYERPNSWLNSGGAGTMGYAVPAAMGAKVAEPDRVVWAIDGDGCFQMTNQELATCTLNEIPIKVAIINNSSLGMVRQWQTLFYDGRYSNTDLNTGHDSVRVPDFVKLAEAYGALGIRVTREDEIDAAIKLALETNDRPVVIDFVVSADAMVWPMVPQGVSNSYIQYARDHSPAFSEED
- the ilvN gene encoding acetolactate synthase small subunit translates to MSTHVLSLLVEDKPGLLTRVAGLFARRGFNIESLAVGHSEIEGLSRITVVVDVEELPLEQVTKQLNKLINVIKIVELDPAQSVQREHLLIKVRVDNSTRSQVLEAVNLFRARVVDVSTDALVIEVTGDSGKTTAFLKVLEPYGIREIAQSGLLAIGRGGKSITERVFKN
- the ilvC gene encoding ketol-acid reductoisomerase gives rise to the protein MAEMYYDQDADLSIIQGRKVAVIGYGSQGHAHAQNLRDSGVEVVIGLKDGSKSIQKAEEAGFEVKNVADASAWADVVVILAPDQYQRHIFAESVKDNLSEGDVLVFGHGFNIRFGYIEAPAGVDVILVAPKAPGHTVRREFVAGRGIPDIIAVEQDASGQAWEIAKSYAKGIGGTRAGVIKTTFTEETETDLFGEQAVLCGGTSQLVQYGFETLVEAGYQPEIAYFEVLHELKLIVDLMWEGGIAKQRWSVSDTAEYGDYVSGPRVIDPSVKENMKAVLSDIQDGTFAARFIADQDNGQKEFLELRAKGEQHPIETTGRDLRKLFAWNSSDDDDYVDGEVAR
- a CDS encoding 5'-nucleotidase C-terminal domain-containing protein yields the protein MSEHSNHDPVPRWCSCDVPDDDLVESGDTGITRRNILIGATAASALAAAGWAGPAVAAPGGKGDKSVTITIMGTSDLHTNVVNWDYYKDATYSDSAGNAVGLARVASVVKQIRADRGADRTLLFDAGDTIQGTPLGFYYATVEPVTETGATHPMAAQMNALDYDAVALGNHEFNYGLEFLDHWISQMDAPVLAANAVHARTKVPRFRPYAIKTIKVKGRPPIRVGVLGLTNPGVVIWDKANVEGKVEVLDLVATAKRWVPVMRAQGADIVVVSAHSGDSGTSSYSGDLPNENAAALVAEQVPGIDAILFGHAHREVPERIVANLQTGAKVVMSEPKNWGQRLSVFDLALEFERGRWRVATSSAHLVNTNTVVDDPEFVAIVRSQHDAVVRYMNSPVANSTTEMLAAESCWKDTAILDYVNEVQTATVAAAVAGTPEASLPIVSIAAPFNRAARFPAGSVTIKDVAGLYIYDNTLMASVLTGKQIKEYLEFSAEYYKQVAPEAPVDPAAWTNAQTPRAASTPDYNYDQFSGVEYTVDISKPVGQRISPLTFEGAAVSDDQQFLVAVNNYRQSGGGGFPHIATAPVVYNAQVAIREAIVAYASAQGTIDPVSFHVENWKLVRNGVPVFTP
- a CDS encoding lamin tail domain-containing protein; translated protein: MRRGTSPIRTARTRATAWAVGAAILALVVTVMPTQGAHAAARVSAAASGVVIDELANGDGSGGAFSFFELRNTGRAAVDLHGWNVFRCSAEGLRANVGRPEARLDDVVLQPGERFTVARIGATLPGGRRADAQFTQPYDRGGFGLVLVDADGDRVDAVGVYPSEPTPVASECTEGANLPEMLASTSAPGESWQRVADTGDVAEDFVRAEATPGAENARGPQDRADAASVRIVEVAAAGPAGSGDDLVEIRNSGGAAVDVGGWTVHRCSASGTASPDTRQYAFPPGARLDAGERFLLGGPGFEPGADEAEPDARTTTSLADTTFGVLLTDAAGRRVDEVSVSNGPDTACQRDASKLASVLDARAGESWQLVEEPGAGATGFVIAPRTPGRPNARAERSVFRSAFEYPASPEVAVSELATDPRSIEGTSPQNFVELGNYGDRAVDLGGWRLVQCGVDGAREQDTLLAIADGTRVAPGETWLAALEGTAAAAGADARYAEPFDLLGTGVWVEDAEGRRVDSVGVYLANEMDEPNERPSPCTKGVALTTFQPDRLRGETYQRSRFTGVDADDFVVRAASPGELDLAEWTPVEALAAQTEARLATEVRRELGDDAVRLAGAGPGAVAPTRRTLNGEAAAVVVEAARGATTAGALVEHRAPGEQPIAVGAGGSVEVADLAASDDAFAFPYVRMTVAVGPSRSADGGRTVAWTGHGDDRAELTLSVWDPSGGAWRRLDSRSATDGGVLMLTGRVRAAEASDDRIELLVQSAPRRSDATPHGADGEFEDPADYDLAISHITDTQYLSEAYPEVYAEVVGWIAANAETRKIAFATHTGDLVQNWVDPGQQEDRARREFEVASTMQAVLDDAGVPNSVLPGNHDNKRGASNALFNEYFGPSRYEAMPWYAGSIAPDDNSANFSTFERAGARFLMLSLPYAYGERELAWAEQVVASHPGHNVVVSTHEHVTPELADAAAGRSTGSRWLSRGGELWQRVVAPNRNVVAVLSGHFHGLGRIVTEDAGGLAGHTVVELLADYQEFRTHTGERATGFQRLLQVDLGGGTIAVDTISSTLGATASFPYDYEQFRPENGSEGTPSNSRPWRILADGLQDRYTAEDDDFAVDVAFQYPKRVVTESVLVGR